The proteins below come from a single Mesobacillus jeotgali genomic window:
- the mfd gene encoding transcription-repair coupling factor gives MQGLKALFSHQDDVQSVISGMDEGLREQLVAGLSGSARTVFLAAIYEQTKRPVLIVTHNLLQAQKLYDDLANLIGENDVYLYPANELIAAEISISSPELKAQRIEALNHWSKKNTGIVIVPMAGLRKLLPPKDLWAKFQLTFKLGEEIDLESVLNRFVSMGYVRAGMVAAPGEFSVRGGIIDIYPLTSADPIRIELFDAEVDSIRTFSLEDQRSKEKMKTVAIGPATENPIESEQLDRLITGLEDGLSSSLKKLKDDKAKTLMAQNIGYELEQLRNGQIPDQLFKYLSIAYEKPQSLIDYLPSKGFLFIDEISRVQEMNESLGKEEAEWYTSLLGEGQITHDLKISHQLPDLMSKAGKPIVYLSLFLRHVPNTSPQNIINISCKQMQNFHGQMHVLKGEVDRWRKGNYAVIFLGPDAERVKKLERVLEDYEIDAVKMDSKQKLLPGKVQIIQGSLNTGFEFPIQKIAVITEEELFNKKTKKPARRQKLSNAERIKSYSELKIGDYVVHVNHGIGKYLGIETLVINGIHKDYLHIRYQGTDKLYVPVEQIDLVQKYVGSEGKEPKVYKLGGSDWKRVKSKVQSSVQDIADDLIKLYAEREASVGHAFSPDGEMQRDFESSFPYQETEDQARSIHEIKLDMERERPMDRLLCGDVGYGKTEVAIRAAFKAIADGKQVAFLVPTTILAQQHYETLRERFQDFPINIGLLSRFRTRKQQTETIKGLKAGSVDIVVGTHRLLSKEITYRDLGLLIIDEEQRFGVTHKEKIKKLKTNVDVLTLTATPIPRTLHMSMLGVRDLSVIETPPENRFPVQTYVMEYNGGLVREAIERELARDGQVYFLYNRVEDIERKAEEISMLVPDARVTFAHGRMTENELESVMLGFLEGEYDVLVSTTIIETGVDIPNVNTLIVYDADKMGLSQLYQLRGRVGRSNRVAYAYFTYRKDKVLTEVAEKRLQAIKEFTELGSGFKIAMRDLSIRGAGNLLGAQQHGFIDSVGFDLYSQMLKEAIEERKPEKDQVRKPTIEIDLELDAYIPDSYISDGHQKIEMYKRFRGIESLKDIEELKEEIIDRFGDYPEEVETLFEVAELKVYAIAAGVESIKMAKQDVTILLTEDGSSRIDGQKVFKLSSQYRNAVGLGMEGNKLKMVVHTRGMKNDRWFNITFEMIKGLHDSQKEQENTVS, from the coding sequence ATGCAGGGGCTGAAAGCTCTATTTAGTCATCAGGATGATGTCCAATCTGTTATTTCCGGAATGGATGAGGGGCTCAGGGAACAGCTCGTCGCAGGCCTGTCTGGTTCGGCAAGGACGGTCTTTTTGGCCGCCATCTACGAGCAGACGAAGCGCCCCGTCCTGATCGTGACACATAATTTATTGCAAGCGCAAAAACTATATGACGATCTTGCGAATTTAATAGGGGAAAATGATGTCTATCTTTACCCGGCAAATGAATTGATTGCCGCAGAAATAAGTATTTCAAGTCCAGAGCTGAAGGCACAGAGAATAGAGGCTCTGAATCATTGGAGCAAAAAGAATACGGGTATTGTGATTGTCCCGATGGCTGGCTTGAGGAAGCTGCTTCCGCCAAAGGATTTGTGGGCAAAATTCCAGCTGACATTCAAGCTTGGCGAAGAAATCGATCTCGAATCGGTTCTCAACCGGTTTGTCAGCATGGGATATGTCAGGGCGGGAATGGTTGCGGCTCCTGGTGAATTCAGCGTGCGCGGCGGAATTATTGATATTTACCCGCTGACATCCGCAGATCCGATCAGGATTGAGCTGTTTGATGCAGAGGTTGATTCAATCAGGACGTTCTCGCTTGAGGACCAGCGTTCAAAAGAAAAAATGAAAACAGTAGCGATCGGGCCAGCGACAGAAAACCCGATTGAGAGTGAACAGCTGGACCGTCTGATTACAGGATTGGAAGACGGGCTCTCAAGCAGTTTAAAGAAGCTAAAGGATGATAAGGCAAAGACATTGATGGCTCAAAATATTGGCTATGAATTGGAACAGCTCCGCAATGGGCAAATACCTGATCAACTATTCAAGTACTTATCCATAGCTTATGAAAAGCCTCAAAGTTTAATAGATTACTTGCCGTCAAAGGGTTTCCTGTTCATTGATGAAATCAGCAGGGTACAGGAAATGAATGAGTCCCTTGGCAAGGAAGAAGCGGAATGGTATACGAGCCTCCTCGGCGAAGGCCAGATCACCCATGATCTGAAAATTTCGCACCAGCTCCCTGACTTGATGAGTAAAGCTGGAAAACCGATTGTGTATTTATCCTTATTTTTAAGGCATGTACCAAACACAAGTCCGCAGAACATCATTAATATATCCTGTAAGCAGATGCAGAATTTCCACGGGCAGATGCATGTGCTTAAAGGTGAAGTAGATCGCTGGCGGAAAGGAAACTATGCAGTTATATTCCTCGGGCCGGATGCCGAAAGAGTCAAAAAACTTGAACGCGTTCTGGAAGACTATGAAATCGATGCGGTAAAAATGGACAGCAAGCAGAAGCTGCTTCCAGGAAAAGTCCAGATTATCCAGGGCAGCCTGAATACAGGCTTTGAATTCCCAATCCAAAAGATTGCCGTAATTACAGAAGAGGAACTTTTCAATAAAAAAACAAAGAAGCCTGCCAGAAGACAAAAGCTGTCGAATGCAGAGCGGATCAAGAGCTATTCGGAACTTAAGATCGGCGATTATGTTGTTCACGTAAACCACGGTATTGGTAAATACCTAGGCATTGAAACGCTCGTAATCAATGGGATCCATAAAGATTATCTCCATATCCGCTATCAGGGAACAGATAAGCTTTACGTCCCGGTCGAGCAGATTGACCTTGTCCAAAAGTACGTTGGCTCAGAAGGAAAAGAACCTAAGGTCTATAAGCTCGGCGGTAGCGACTGGAAACGGGTCAAGAGCAAGGTTCAGTCCTCTGTCCAGGATATTGCGGATGATTTGATCAAGCTTTACGCAGAGCGAGAGGCTAGCGTCGGGCATGCTTTCTCTCCTGATGGCGAGATGCAGCGTGATTTTGAATCTTCATTCCCTTATCAGGAAACGGAAGATCAGGCTCGTTCCATCCATGAAATCAAACTTGATATGGAACGTGAACGCCCAATGGACCGCCTGCTGTGCGGAGATGTCGGCTATGGTAAAACCGAGGTGGCAATCAGGGCTGCCTTCAAGGCAATCGCCGATGGCAAACAGGTTGCTTTCCTTGTGCCAACGACCATTCTTGCGCAGCAGCATTATGAGACACTCAGGGAAAGATTTCAGGATTTCCCGATCAATATCGGATTGCTGAGCAGGTTCCGTACCCGCAAGCAGCAAACCGAGACGATCAAAGGTCTTAAAGCGGGCAGTGTGGATATTGTCGTTGGAACACACAGGCTTTTATCCAAAGAAATCACCTACAGGGACCTTGGCCTGCTGATCATAGATGAAGAGCAGCGCTTTGGGGTTACGCATAAGGAGAAGATCAAGAAGCTAAAAACAAATGTGGATGTCCTGACTTTGACAGCAACACCGATTCCAAGGACACTGCACATGTCCATGCTGGGCGTCAGAGATTTATCGGTCATCGAGACACCGCCTGAGAACCGTTTCCCCGTCCAGACATATGTCATGGAATATAACGGGGGACTTGTCCGCGAGGCGATCGAACGCGAGCTAGCCAGGGACGGACAAGTATATTTCCTCTATAACCGTGTAGAGGATATCGAGCGGAAGGCTGAAGAAATTTCCATGCTTGTGCCTGATGCGCGTGTCACCTTTGCCCATGGCCGCATGACCGAAAATGAACTGGAATCCGTCATGCTTGGCTTCCTTGAAGGAGAATATGATGTCCTTGTCAGCACCACCATCATCGAGACTGGTGTAGATATTCCGAATGTTAATACACTGATTGTTTATGATGCGGATAAAATGGGCCTATCCCAGCTGTACCAGCTTAGAGGAAGGGTAGGGCGCTCCAACAGGGTTGCCTATGCTTACTTTACCTACCGAAAAGACAAGGTCCTCACCGAGGTAGCTGAAAAGCGTCTCCAGGCAATCAAGGAGTTCACGGAGCTGGGCTCTGGTTTCAAAATTGCCATGCGTGACCTATCAATCCGTGGTGCCGGCAATCTGTTAGGTGCCCAGCAGCATGGGTTTATTGATTCTGTCGGTTTTGACCTATATTCCCAGATGCTGAAGGAAGCGATTGAAGAACGAAAGCCGGAAAAAGACCAAGTCCGCAAGCCAACGATTGAAATCGATCTTGAGCTCGATGCCTATATACCGGATAGCTATATTTCTGATGGACACCAGAAAATCGAGATGTATAAGCGCTTTCGCGGTATTGAGTCATTGAAGGATATTGAGGAATTAAAAGAAGAGATCATTGATCGATTTGGAGATTATCCAGAAGAAGTAGAAACTTTATTTGAAGTGGCAGAATTAAAGGTATATGCCATTGCCGCAGGTGTGGAGTCCATTAAAATGGCTAAGCAGGATGTGACGATTCTTTTAACAGAGGATGGAAGCAGCCGGATTGACGGACAAAAGGTATTTAAGCTTAGCAGCCAGTACAGGAATGCGGTGGGTCTCGGTATGGAAGGCAATAAGCTGAAGATGGTTGTCCACACTAGAGGAATGAAAAATGACCGTTGGTTCAACATTACTTTCGAGATGATTAAGGGACTTCATGACTCCCAAAAAGAACAGGAAAATACGGTATCGTAA
- the spoVT gene encoding stage V sporulation protein T — protein MKATGIVRRIDDLGRVVIPKEIRRTLRIREGDPLEIFVDRDGEVILKKYSPISELSDFAKEYAEALYDSLGNPVLICDRDTYIALAGGSKKDYLNKNISELVEKTMEERTSSLVNQQTNISLVEGNEEPVSSYTIGPIIANGDPIGAVIIFSKEGSLGDVEQKAVETAAGFLARQMEQ, from the coding sequence ATGAAAGCAACTGGTATTGTTCGTCGAATCGATGATTTAGGTCGTGTCGTAATTCCAAAAGAAATCAGAAGGACACTTCGTATTCGTGAAGGGGATCCACTTGAAATTTTTGTGGACCGTGATGGTGAAGTCATTTTAAAGAAGTATTCACCAATCAGTGAGCTGAGTGATTTTGCGAAGGAATATGCAGAAGCACTGTACGACAGCTTAGGCAACCCGGTATTGATCTGCGATAGAGATACTTATATTGCATTGGCAGGAGGTTCCAAGAAGGACTATTTGAATAAAAACATCAGTGAACTTGTTGAAAAGACGATGGAAGAACGTACTTCGTCCCTTGTGAACCAGCAGACTAACATTTCGCTTGTTGAGGGAAATGAAGAGCCTGTTTCTTCTTATACAATCGGGCCAATCATTGCCAATGGAGATCCAATCGGAGCAGTCATTATCTTCTCTAAAGAAGGATCATTGGGTGACGTGGAACAAAAAGCTGTTGAAACAGCTGCAGGCTTCCTGGCAAGACAGATGGAGCAATAA
- a CDS encoding polysaccharide biosynthesis protein produces the protein MKPVADSKELMKGAMILTLAALVTKILSAVYRVPFQNIVGDIGFYIYQQVYPFFGIVMVLSTYGFPVVISKLYTEQQAAGNNGRADRLLAISLVFLGIVGLFLFSFFYIGAGWIADKIGDPELKPLFKVVSVPFLIFPFTSVFRGYFQGKGNMVPTAISQVSEQFIRVATILILSAVLVQQGFSLYVTGAGAVFGSITGGMISVLILGFFYLKNGGANPFTYFQLKDLFKDAAWVVKALIIQGFAISISGMLLILLQLADSLNMYSSLLAMGISAEEAKSAKGIFDRGQPLIQLGTVVATSMSLSLVPAISGDKSSNRRERILPKVRLALQTSLIFGAAAAVGLYSIIVPANIMLFENADGSNVLGVLSLVILFGSVILTIMSILQGLDKFIFPAAVILAGFGLKYILNLILIPENGTIGAAYATLAAMLAVMFILIFKLRHELGQPVLSLVFIGKILLSSAVMALVLRLFLYITDFGYVYIEPDRLGAVFQALSSIVIGALVYFFILIKTKALTEDELVTLPFGSRMVQLFFK, from the coding sequence ATGAAGCCCGTTGCAGATTCAAAGGAATTGATGAAGGGAGCTATGATCCTTACTCTGGCTGCCCTGGTTACGAAAATTCTAAGCGCCGTTTACCGTGTTCCTTTTCAAAATATCGTCGGGGACATTGGTTTTTATATTTATCAGCAGGTATATCCCTTTTTTGGCATTGTCATGGTTTTATCTACATATGGATTTCCGGTTGTCATTTCAAAGCTTTATACGGAGCAGCAGGCTGCGGGGAATAATGGCAGGGCTGATCGTCTATTGGCCATTTCGCTCGTATTTCTCGGTATCGTTGGGTTGTTTCTTTTTTCCTTTTTCTATATTGGTGCTGGATGGATTGCCGATAAAATCGGTGATCCGGAACTGAAACCCTTATTTAAGGTTGTATCCGTGCCATTCCTGATCTTCCCGTTCACCTCAGTGTTCAGGGGATATTTCCAGGGAAAGGGTAATATGGTTCCAACAGCGATTTCTCAGGTTTCAGAACAGTTCATCCGGGTCGCGACCATTCTTATCTTGTCAGCGGTGCTGGTGCAGCAGGGTTTTTCTCTTTATGTCACTGGTGCCGGAGCTGTATTTGGATCGATAACAGGCGGGATGATCTCCGTTTTGATACTCGGATTTTTTTATCTGAAAAATGGAGGAGCCAATCCCTTCACCTATTTTCAGCTCAAGGATTTATTCAAGGACGCAGCCTGGGTCGTAAAAGCTCTGATCATTCAGGGATTTGCAATCAGCATCAGTGGCATGCTGTTAATATTGCTGCAGCTGGCGGATTCCTTGAATATGTATTCCTCATTGCTGGCAATGGGGATATCAGCGGAAGAAGCGAAGTCGGCTAAAGGCATTTTTGACAGGGGGCAGCCGCTGATCCAGCTTGGGACAGTTGTCGCCACTTCGATGTCATTAAGCCTGGTACCGGCAATTTCAGGTGATAAATCAAGTAATCGCCGCGAGAGAATCCTGCCCAAAGTGAGGCTCGCCCTTCAGACTAGCCTGATTTTTGGAGCTGCTGCTGCGGTTGGTTTATATAGCATCATCGTTCCAGCTAATATCATGCTGTTTGAGAATGCTGATGGATCCAATGTGCTTGGAGTGCTCAGCTTGGTGATCTTATTTGGTTCGGTGATCCTGACGATTATGAGCATTTTGCAGGGTCTTGATAAGTTTATTTTTCCGGCTGCAGTCATACTTGCCGGATTTGGCTTGAAATACATATTGAACCTGATACTGATCCCGGAGAATGGGACAATAGGGGCGGCTTATGCCACATTGGCGGCGATGCTGGCAGTCATGTTCATCCTTATTTTTAAGCTGAGACATGAACTCGGCCAACCTGTTCTATCACTTGTTTTCATTGGAAAAATCCTGCTTTCATCGGCAGTGATGGCTTTAGTTTTACGATTATTTCTATATATAACGGATTTCGGTTATGTCTATATTGAACCCGACAGGCTCGGAGCAGTATTCCAGGCGTTAAGTTCCATAGTGATCGGAGCACTTGTTTATTTTTTCATATTAATTAAAACGAAGGCTTTAACTGAAGATGAACTAGTGACTTTGCCATTCGGCAGCAGGATGGTCCAATTGTTCTTTAAATAG
- the mazG gene encoding nucleoside triphosphate pyrophosphohydrolase: MTNKILIIGLGAGNLDQLPLGVYKKLKQEKNLFLRTKEHPVVAELEKEGLHFQSFDGIYEKHDQFEDVYEEITEFLLSESAKATVTYAVPGHPLIAERTVQLLLERGPKRDTEIEIGGGQSFLDAMFQSLAIDPIEGFQLLDGTALSKEDLLLKSHTIIGQVYDAFVASDVKLTLMEKLPDDYEVFIVTAAGSSDEVIKRVPLYELDREMELSNLTSVYVPPVEDEQILYKDFLKLRGIISELRGPNGCPWDKKQTHQSLKKYLIEESYELLEAIDHDDIDHMIEELGDVLLQVMLHAQIGEDDGYFTIDDVIEGISSKMVRRHPHVFGDIKAENEEDVLRNWQEIKEQEKGGATKSMLEGSGKGLPNLLKAYELQKEAAKVGFDWKTAAPILDKVKEEIDELSVEITEKGIHEDIELEYGDLLFALVNFARHYDINPEMALNKTNRKFMRRFAYIEQKAAENGRSVEDYTLDELDAFWEEAKRQGL; this comes from the coding sequence TTGACAAACAAGATTTTGATCATCGGACTGGGAGCGGGCAACCTCGACCAGCTGCCGCTTGGTGTATATAAAAAATTGAAGCAGGAGAAAAACCTGTTTTTGCGGACAAAAGAGCATCCGGTCGTTGCGGAGCTTGAAAAGGAAGGGTTGCATTTTCAATCGTTCGATGGAATTTATGAGAAGCATGACCAGTTTGAGGATGTATATGAGGAAATCACGGAGTTTTTGCTGTCTGAAAGTGCCAAGGCTACTGTAACCTATGCTGTACCTGGACATCCCTTGATTGCGGAGCGGACTGTACAGCTCCTGCTCGAACGAGGACCAAAGCGGGATACGGAAATTGAAATTGGCGGCGGCCAGAGCTTTCTGGATGCTATGTTCCAGTCCCTGGCGATTGACCCGATCGAAGGTTTCCAGCTTCTTGATGGCACAGCATTGTCAAAGGAAGATTTGCTGCTAAAGAGCCACACAATCATCGGGCAGGTGTATGATGCGTTCGTTGCATCTGACGTCAAGCTGACGCTGATGGAAAAATTGCCTGATGATTATGAGGTATTCATTGTGACAGCAGCGGGAAGCAGCGATGAGGTCATTAAAAGAGTGCCATTATACGAATTGGACAGGGAGATGGAGTTAAGCAATTTGACTTCGGTTTATGTACCACCTGTTGAAGATGAGCAAATTTTATACAAGGATTTTCTGAAGCTGCGTGGAATTATATCAGAACTGCGCGGTCCGAATGGCTGTCCTTGGGATAAGAAGCAGACCCATCAGTCACTTAAGAAATACTTAATCGAAGAGTCATATGAATTGCTGGAGGCAATTGATCATGATGATATCGATCATATGATTGAAGAACTGGGCGATGTGCTGCTTCAAGTCATGCTTCATGCACAGATAGGTGAGGACGACGGCTATTTTACCATTGATGATGTAATTGAAGGAATATCTTCAAAAATGGTCCGCAGGCATCCCCATGTGTTCGGCGACATAAAGGCTGAAAATGAAGAAGATGTACTTCGGAACTGGCAGGAAATCAAGGAGCAGGAAAAAGGCGGTGCGACAAAGTCAATGCTTGAGGGATCCGGAAAAGGGCTGCCGAATCTGCTTAAGGCATATGAGCTGCAAAAGGAAGCTGCTAAAGTAGGGTTTGATTGGAAGACGGCTGCGCCCATCCTCGACAAGGTGAAGGAAGAAATTGATGAGCTTTCTGTGGAAATCACCGAAAAAGGCATTCATGAAGATATCGAGCTGGAATACGGCGATCTTTTGTTTGCGCTTGTCAATTTCGCAAGGCATTATGACATCAATCCAGAAATGGCGCTGAACAAGACCAACAGGAAGTTCATGCGCCGCTTTGCCTATATCGAACAAAAAGCAGCAGAGAATGGTCGAAGTGTCGAGGACTACACGCTGGATGAGTTGGATGCTTTTTGGGAAGAAGCTAAGAGACAAGGTTTATAG
- a CDS encoding RNA-binding S4 domain-containing protein, translated as MRLDKFLKVSRLIKRRTLAKEVSDQGRISINGVPAKASTNVKVGDELAIRFGQKVVSARIERIQETSRKDEAAGMYTLLGEERIPGDDEE; from the coding sequence ATGAGGCTGGATAAATTTTTAAAAGTATCAAGATTAATCAAAAGAAGAACATTGGCGAAGGAAGTATCCGATCAAGGGCGAATCTCCATCAACGGTGTGCCGGCGAAAGCAAGTACGAATGTAAAAGTGGGCGATGAATTGGCGATCCGTTTTGGACAAAAAGTCGTCTCTGCAAGAATCGAACGAATTCAGGAAACATCCCGTAAAGATGAAGCAGCCGGAATGTACACACTTCTCGGGGAAGAACGTATCCCAGGGGACGATGAAGAGTAA
- the yabP gene encoding sporulation protein YabP has protein sequence MSQYYETNQTKSNVPDHDLVMRGRRTLDITGVKQVESFDNEEFLLETVMGFLAIKGQNLQMKNLDVDKGIVSIKGKIFDLVYLDDQHGEKAKGFFSKLFR, from the coding sequence ATGAGCCAATATTATGAAACGAATCAGACAAAAAGCAATGTGCCAGACCACGATTTAGTGATGAGAGGCAGACGGACACTGGATATCACTGGAGTAAAGCAGGTTGAAAGCTTCGATAATGAAGAGTTTTTATTAGAGACAGTCATGGGCTTCCTTGCGATCAAGGGCCAGAATCTCCAAATGAAGAATCTGGACGTGGACAAGGGGATTGTGTCGATCAAAGGGAAAATCTTTGACCTGGTCTATCTTGATGACCAGCATGGGGAGAAGGCTAAAGGCTTCTTTAGCAAGTTATTCCGATGA
- the yabQ gene encoding spore cortex biosynthesis protein YabQ — translation MTLSTQFLTMLAMIWMGSLFGASLDTHNRFLKRSKRKSWIVFINDILFWVFQGLSIFYVLFSVNMGELRFYIFLALLCGFAAYQSLFKKLYLKMLERAITYTINVYVFMVKAVRMLVVRPLHFLAATALSLLLLTGRGLYSLLKWLLAVLLWLLNNLIWKPIKMIFLLFWKLLPKTVKKSVEKLYNKLAGFLIIVKNYFTKPIKWIKKLKK, via the coding sequence ATGACGCTTTCGACCCAATTTTTGACCATGCTCGCCATGATCTGGATGGGCAGTCTATTCGGAGCTTCACTTGATACGCATAATCGGTTTCTGAAAAGGTCTAAACGAAAATCCTGGATTGTCTTCATCAACGACATTCTATTCTGGGTATTCCAGGGTCTGTCGATTTTCTATGTATTATTTTCAGTGAATATGGGAGAATTGCGTTTTTATATCTTCCTTGCGTTATTATGCGGCTTTGCGGCCTATCAGAGTCTATTCAAGAAACTCTATCTGAAGATGCTGGAACGGGCTATCACCTATACGATCAATGTATATGTATTCATGGTGAAGGCTGTCAGGATGCTTGTGGTCAGGCCTCTCCATTTTTTGGCCGCCACCGCACTGTCACTATTGCTTTTGACGGGAAGAGGCCTTTATTCTCTTTTAAAATGGCTTCTTGCCGTTTTGCTATGGCTGCTCAATAACTTAATTTGGAAGCCGATTAAGATGATTTTCCTGCTTTTTTGGAAACTTTTGCCGAAAACAGTTAAAAAAAGCGTCGAGAAGTTATATAATAAATTGGCAGGATTTCTAATTATAGTAAAGAATTATTTTACTAAGCCGATAAAATGGATAAAGAAGTTAAAAAAGTAG
- a CDS encoding FtsB family cell division protein, producing the protein MSAIRKKSIAKIENQYVQQREKAGIAESRKRKLLFRRLAVFALFASVISYLMISTFISQSAALEKKQAEKEQLEQKLASLEKQQEILDEEIVKLNDDEYIAKLARKEYFLSEKNEIIFNLPKEKKDSQDSPY; encoded by the coding sequence ATGAGTGCCATCAGGAAAAAAAGCATAGCCAAGATTGAAAATCAATATGTACAACAGCGAGAAAAAGCCGGGATTGCAGAAAGCAGAAAGCGAAAACTGCTTTTCAGGCGCCTCGCAGTCTTTGCCCTATTCGCATCGGTCATTTCTTATTTGATGATCTCCACCTTCATTTCCCAGTCTGCAGCCCTCGAAAAGAAGCAGGCGGAAAAGGAACAGCTAGAACAAAAATTAGCAAGCCTTGAAAAACAGCAGGAAATCCTGGATGAGGAAATTGTCAAATTAAACGATGATGAATACATAGCAAAGCTTGCCCGCAAGGAATATTTCCTGTCTGAAAAGAATGAAATCATCTTCAACCTTCCTAAAGAGAAAAAGGACTCCCAAGATTCGCCTTATTGA
- a CDS encoding S1 domain-containing RNA-binding protein — MSIEVGSKLQGKVTGITNFGAFVELPGGSTGLVHISEVADNYVKDINDHLKVGDQVEVKVINVEKDGKIGLSIKKAVDRPERPARPERSESRPYSQRPRGGGGGRGNDNRNARPENFESKMAKFLKDSEDRLSTLKRATESKRGGRGARRG; from the coding sequence ATGTCAATCGAAGTAGGCAGCAAGTTACAGGGAAAGGTAACAGGTATTACAAATTTCGGGGCGTTCGTCGAGCTGCCGGGTGGCTCAACAGGACTTGTTCACATCAGTGAGGTTGCAGACAACTATGTCAAGGATATCAATGACCACCTGAAAGTTGGCGACCAGGTTGAAGTAAAGGTTATCAATGTTGAGAAAGATGGAAAAATCGGTTTATCTATCAAGAAGGCTGTTGATAGACCTGAACGACCTGCAAGACCAGAAAGATCTGAATCAAGACCTTACTCGCAGCGTCCACGCGGAGGCGGAGGCGGAAGAGGAAACGACAACCGCAATGCCCGTCCTGAAAATTTCGAATCAAAAATGGCGAAATTCTTGAAGGACAGTGAAGACCGCCTGTCCACTCTAAAACGTGCTACTGAATCCAAGCGCGGAGGAAGAGGAGCTAGAAGAGGGTAA